The genomic window ACGGAGCTGAAACGGCGAGGTGACGATTTTGTGATACTCGATTTGCGACATCTTCCGGCTGACGATATCATCCGCCATTTTCCTCATATCTACCAGACATGCCTCGAGAAATACAAGCTGGATATCACCCGTGAGCCGATTCCTGTTGTGCCGGCTGCGCATTATGCATGCGGAGGAGTTCTCACCGACACGAACGGGCGAACCTCGATTCACGGGTTGTATGCTTCGGGAGAAGTGAGCATGACAGGCGTTCACGGAGCAAACCGGCTCGCGAGCAACTCGTTATTGGAGGGACTGGTGTTCTCCGATAGAGCCGCCCGTCATGCCCGCGAGTTCCTTGCCCGGAAACACGCTGCCATTCCGGAGATCAGAGATTGGGATGACAGCGGCACGCTGAACAGCGAGGAATGGGTCTTGATTTCCCACAACCGGCGCGAGATACAACAAATCATGTGGGATTATGTGGGGATTGTACGATCGAATTTGCGTCTCGAACGCGCGTTGCGCCGGATGGATTTGATTCGCAACGAAGTGGAAACGTTCTACAAAAAAACCAAAGTGACCGAAGGGTTGATCGAGTTGCGCAATCTTGCCCTGTGCGCGATGTTGGTCATCACATGCGCGATGAAACGGCGCGAAAGCAGGGGATTGCATCTGACAACCGATTATCGGGGGCGGAATGACAAGGAGTTTCTTGCAGACACCATCGTTGATTAGCCCCGCAAGTTCAGCTATATTAATGTGCATTCAACACCAAAACCATGATCGCTGATAACCAAGACAAACCCCGCTGCCACTGCGCAGTGTTTGGCGTGTTCGGCCATCCTTCGGCGGCACAGTTCACCTACTACGGCCTGCTTGCCCAGCAGCATCGGGGACAGGAAGGCTCCGGCATCGTCACCTCCCAGTTCGATCCGAAAATCAAGCGCCACCGTTTTCACATGCACAAGGATTTCGGGCTTGTAACGGAAATCTATCGCGACGAGAAACTTCTCACAGAAACTCTTCGCGGAAGCATGGCTGTTGGCCATAACCGATATTCGACAGCAGGCGCTGCTGATAACAAACTGAACATCCAGCCGCTGACGGTGATCTACAAGAACGGGAATCTCGCAGTCGCGCATAACGGCAATCTCACCAACTTCAAACAGATCCGAAAGGAGCTTCAGGAGGAAGGAACAATCTTTCAGACGACCTCCGATACCGAAGTGATCCTCCACCTGATTGCCCGCAGCAAAGAGAAGGATCAGATCGATCAGATACGCGAGGCGCTTTCCCGGATTCGCGGGGCTTTCTCGCTTGTTATCATGACGGACGACAAACTGATAGCAGCCCGGGATCAGTCAGGTTTCCGTCCGCTTGCTCTTGGAAAAAAGTTGAACGCCAGCCCTGATGGCAGTCAGGCATTCTTTATCTCGTCGGAAACGGTTGGGTTCGATATCATTGACGCGGAGTACGAACGCGATATCGAACCTGGCGAACTTGTCGTGATCGATGCAGAGAGTACGAAAACGGGTGCAGTGAAATCCCTGCGGATTCATGACGGGAAAGAAACGCCACATCATTGTATTTTTGAGTACATCTATTTCTC from Bacteroidota bacterium includes these protein-coding regions:
- a CDS encoding amidophosphoribosyltransferase gives rise to the protein MIADNQDKPRCHCAVFGVFGHPSAAQFTYYGLLAQQHRGQEGSGIVTSQFDPKIKRHRFHMHKDFGLVTEIYRDEKLLTETLRGSMAVGHNRYSTAGAADNKLNIQPLTVIYKNGNLAVAHNGNLTNFKQIRKELQEEGTIFQTTSDTEVILHLIARSKEKDQIDQIREALSRIRGAFSLVIMTDDKLIAARDQSGFRPLALGKKLNASPDGSQAFFISSETVGFDIIDAEYERDIEPGELVVIDAESTKTGAVKSLRIHDGKETPHHCIFEYIYFSRPDSRIFGHSVDKVRRKLGKNLAKTKPVRPKDSGAKVIVINVPDSSNTATMGFVQETNKHGGSVKLEIGLIRSHYIGRTFIQPKQDVRENKVKTKFNTVKGVLKDNVVVIVDDSIVRGTTSKQLVQLVKQAGPKEVHFRVTSPPIKFPCHYGMDFPTPDELVANQCNGDVKKIGAELGVNSLEYLEIDDLLDSVPQENGANYCTACFSGKYPIPIDSNQTKDENEA